In Nymphaea colorata isolate Beijing-Zhang1983 chromosome 3, ASM883128v2, whole genome shotgun sequence, a genomic segment contains:
- the LOC116250548 gene encoding transcription factor GTE9-like, protein MASSVFIGGNGGRCRESWELRADWGITMGKSRKPLRGYLSTFVPDYRLETTGESDGAAGVRNNGGHSDSGGFGSSGRIDAELTASEDSCGPVRKSISLNMNTSDAFGIPLQVLSISKMSRVERRELEKKLRMELERVRGLQRKIASLSLNGVALSSSSDVRSWKSSVEKTAVAPSVSANGKGKPNKKISPVASQEPSSGKAGPGRASAGKNGGGLKRGPSGRFESLNADAKKAKYDDFSVMKQCENLLKRLMSHQFGWVFNTPVDVVKLNLPDYFHIIKHPMDLGTIKTALASGRYASPHAFAADVRLTFSNAMTYNPPGNDVHFMADTLNKFFEVRWKAIQKKISTKNTQTCINQAAAEVVTSEPVGLEKMNRQMEGDRLSQKKKKIYEVKDKVETESNKRVMTDEEKQKLSTDLENLTGDMLERVVDLLRKHSQNMNQGNEDEIEIDIDSLSDDVLFTLRKLLDGYLKEKQQVHPQNKAEQHDVEPIVEIVNESGHSRSLVQPSKGNEPAEEDVDIGGNDLPVSSYPPVEIEKDMVPRNSKCSSPSSSSSESGSSSDLDSGSSSGSESDGAKAVSPAIAVKETIRSGPSLDETGSGKPPTDDESRPVSELGELEQYSQSKAVSSGADSHHQGENLPPARQVSPKKLYRAALLRSRFADTILKAREKALDQGEKGDPEKLQREREELERQQREEKARIQAEAKAAEHAQRQAEAVAAAELKKKRELEREAARLALQKMEKTVEIDENCQLLKDLEMLQSASLPEHLPSSVDETSPEHCEDNMAAAFMLGGSNPLEQLGLFRKDDDDEEDDGPPDVTGDVEEGEID, encoded by the exons ATGGCGTCGTCGGTTTTCATAGGGGGGAATGGTGGAAGGTGCAGGGAATCGTGGGAGTTGCGGGCGGATTGGGGCATCACGATGGGTAAATCGCGGAAGCCGTTGAGAGGTTACTTGTCGACCTTCGTCCCGGATTATAGGCTTGAAACGACGGGCGAATCTGATGGCGCTGCTGGAGTTCGCAACAATGGTGGCCATTCCGACAGTGGGGGGTTCGGAAGCTCCGGTAGGATTGATGCCGAATTGACGGCTTCGGAGGACTCGTGTGGGCCGGTCAGGAAGTCCATAAGTTTAAACATGAATACCTCCGATGCTTTCGGCATCCCTCTGCAAGTTTTGTCGATCTCGAAAATGTCGAGAGTAGAGCGGAGGGAGCTGGAGAAGAAGCTTAGGATGGAGCTAGAGCGGGTTCGAGGCCTCCAGAGGAAGATAGCTTCACTGAGCTTGAACGGGGTAGCGTTATCATCCTCTAGCGACGTCCGTAGTTGGAAATCTAGTGTGGAAAAAACCGCAGTTGCTCCCTCAGTTAGTGCCAATGGTAAAGGAAAACCGAACAAGAAGATTTCTCCTGTAGCTTCGCAAGAACCGTCATCAGGGAAAGCGGGCCCAGGTCGTGCCTCTGCTGGAAAGAATGGGGGAGGGTTGAAGCGTGGGCCATCTGGGAGATTCGAATCGTTGAATGCTGATGCTAAGAAGGCGAAGTACGATGATTTTTCGGTGATGAAGCAGTGTGAAAATTTGCTTAAGCGTCTGATGTCACATCAGTTTGGCTGGGTATTTAATACTCCGGTGGATGTTGTTAAGCTAAATCTTCCAGACTATTTTCACATCATCAAGCATCCGATGGATCTAGGAACAATTAAGACAGCCCTTGCTTCCGGGCGATATGCAAGTCCTCATGCATTTGCAGCGGATGTTAGGCTTACATTCTCCAATGCAATGACATACAACCCACCTGGTAATGATGTTCATTTCATGGCGGACACTCTCAACAAGTTTTTTGAGGTGAGGTGGAAAGCCATTCAAAAGAAGATATCCACCAAAAATACTCAGACATGCATAAACCAGGCTGCTGCTGAGGTAGTTACCTCGGAACCGGTTGGCTTGGAGAAAATGAATCGGCAGATGGAAGGGGATAGATTGtcacaaaagaagaagaaaatctaTGAGGTGAAAGATAAGGTCGAAACAGAAAGCAACAAGCGTGTTATGACTGATGAAGAGAAGCAGAAGCTTAGCACAGATTTGGAAAATTTGACCGGCGATATGCTGGAGCGAGTGGTTGATTTATTAAGGAAACATAGTCAAAACATGAATCAGGGCAATGAGGATGAAATAGAGATTGATATTGATTCTCTGAGTGATGATGTTTTGTTTACATTGCGTAAGCTTTTGGATGGTTATCTGAAGGAGAAACAACAAGTGCATCCTCAGAATAAGGCGGAGCAGCATGATGTTGAACCCATTGTGGAG ATTGTAAATGAGTCTGGGCATAGCCGTTCTTTGGTACAACCCTCCAAAG GAAATGAACCTGCGGAAGAGGATGTGGATATTGGTGGAAATGATCTTCCTGTTTCAAGCTACCCTCCTGTTGAAATTGAAAAGGACATGGTGCCACGTAATAGCAAGTGTAGTAGCCCTAGCAGCTCCAGCAGTGAATCTGGATCTTCCAGTG ATTTGGATTCTGGAAGTTCTTCGGGAAGTGAATCAGATGGAGCCAAAGCTGTATCCCCTGCAATAGCTGTTAAG GAAACAATACGTTCTGGGCCATCTTTGGATGAGACAGGAAGTGGAAAACCTCCAACTGATGACGAAAGTC GTCCTGTTAGTGAATTGGGGGAACTTGAGCAATATTCACAATCTAAGGCTGTCTCAAGTGGAGCTGACAGTCACCATCAGG GGGAGAATCTTCCTCCTGCAAGACAGGTCTCCCCGAAAAAGCTTTATCGAGCAGCTCTGTTGAGGAGCCGTTTCGCTGACACAATTCTTAAAGCTCGTGAGAAGGCATTGGACCAG GGTGAGAAGGGAGACCCAGAGAAATTGCAACGTGAGCGAGAAGAGCTTGAAAGGCAACAACGGGAAG AAAAGGCTCGTATACAGGCAGAAGCAAAAGCTGCAGAGCATGCCCAAAGACAGGCTGaggctgttgctgctgctgaacttaagaaaaaaagggaGCTAGAGCGTGAGGCTGCACGACTTGCCTTACAAAAG ATGGAGAAGACTGTTGAGATTGATGAGAACTGCCAGTTACTCAAAGATTTGGAAATGCTCCAGTCTGCCTCTTTGCCAGAGCATTTACCAAGCTCTGTTGATGAAACTAGTCCCGAGCACTGCGAAGACAATATGGCTGCAGCGTTCATGCTTGGTGGAAGTAACCCTCTTGAGCAACTTGGGTTATTCAggaaagatgatgatgatgaggaggatGATGGTCCGCCTGATGTTACTGGCGAtgttgaagaaggagaaattgaCTGA